AGCACACAGTGCGTCCTGCTGAGGACTACTTCTTGCCCGGCTTCTTCTTGCCGGCGATCGCGCGACGCGGGCCCTTGCGGGTACGCGCGTTCGTGCTGGTGCGCTGACCGTGCACCGGCAGACCGCGGCGGTGACGCAGACCCTGGTAGCAGCCGATCTCCACCTTGCGGCGGATGTCGGCCTGGATCTCGCGACGGAGGTCACCCTCGGTCTTGAGGTTGTTGTCCACGTACTCGCGGATCTTGATGAGGTCTTCCTCGGCAAGGTCGCGAACACGGGTGTTCGGGTTCACGCCGGTGGCGGCGAGAGTCTGCTGCGACAGCGTCCGCCCGATACCGAAGACGTAGGTGAGGGCGACCTCCACACGCTTTTCGCGCGGGAGATCAACGCCTGCGAGGCGTGCCATTGATGTGGCTCCTGATGGCTATTCGGAGGTCTTCCGCAGCACCGTTCCCGTAAGACTCTGCAGAATTACGAGCCGGGTCCCCGGCCTCCGAGCCGGGGGTGTCGTCCCCACGCGAGTGATGCGGGGGTCGGGTGACTGCGTATGTACGTGTGTGCTTGCGTCGCGCGAAAACTGCGAAATGCAGGTGGTCGGCGTGCGTCAGCCCTGGCGCTGCTTGTGGCGCAGGTTGTCGCAGATGACCATGACCCGGCCGTGACGGCGGATCACCTTGCACTTGTCGCAGATCTTCTTGACGCTCGGCTTGACCTTCATGGGATGTGAGGTTCTCCGGGTCAGTGCCGTCACCCCACGGGAGCGGGGCGCCGACAAGATCTACTTGTAGCGGTAGACGATCCGGCCACGCGTCAGGTCGTAGGGAGAGAGCTCCACGACGACCCGGTCATCCGGGAGGATACGGATGTAGTGCATCCGCATCTTTCCGCTGATGTGCGCGAGGACCTTGTGACCGTTCTGGAGCTCCACCTTGAACATGGCGTTCGGGAGGGACTCGATCACGGTGCCCTCGATCTCGATGGCACCTTGCTTCTTGGCCACGCTTCGCCCTTCGAATCGGCTACCTTGATCGACTATCCCGCACCACACCCTCGACCAAGAGGGCATACGGATGCACGAGAGCCGACGCGTTAGTCTACGTCAGCGCTCAGCAAAAGACGAATCCAGGATTATTGCCCACCCGGGGAGATCCTTACGCCCGGGGCCGGTCGGCCGGGCGCGTCGGAACGCCGGGCGAGCCGGGCCGCCAGGCGGGTCGGGCCAGTGAGCGGGTCAGGCATTGGGGTCTCCCCTGGTCCTTAAGACCTTGGGGAAGGGTCGGGCGCCGCGGTGATCCCCAGCTCGGCGAGCTTGGCCTTGCCGCCGTCCGGCGCGGTCAGCACCAGCGGGCCGTCCTCGGTCAGCGCGACCGAGTGCTCCCAGTGCGAGGACCAGCTGCCGTCGTTCGACTTGACCGTCCAGTCGTCGTCGAGGACGTGCGTCTTGGCCGTGCCGAGATTGACCATCGGCTCGATGGCGATGCAGAAGCCGGGCACCAGCTTGGGGCCGCGGCCGCGCTTGCGGTCGACGTAGTTCAGCAGGTGCGGGTCCATGTGCATCTGCGAGCCGATGCCGTGGCCGCCGTAGTCCTCGACGATGCCGTACTTACCGCCGGCGGGGCGCGGCTGGCGGCGGATGTAGCCCTCGATCGCCTTGGAGATGTCGACCAGCCGGTTGCCCTTGGCGACCGCCGCGATACCGGCCCACATCGACTCCTCGGTGACCCGGCTCAGCTCGACCAGCTCCGCGGAGTGGCCGGAGCCGACGAAGGCGGTGTACGCCGCGTCGCCGTGCCAGCCGTCGATGATCGCGCCGCAGTCGATGGAGATGATGTCGCCGTTCTGCAGCACCGTCTCGGTGTCGGGGATGCCGTGGACCACGACATCGTTGACCGAGGTGCAGATCGTCGCGGGGAAGCCGCCGTAACCGAGGAAGTTCGACTTCGCTCCGTGCTCGGCGAGCACCTTGCGTGCCGCGTCGTCCAGGTCCTTGGTCGTGGCGCCGGGCACCGCGGCCTCGCGGGTCGCCGCGTGAATGGCGGCGACCACCAGCCCCGCCTCGCGCATCTTCGCGATCTGCTCGGGGGTCTTGATCTCCACCATGACGGCTGGCGCCTTCCTGAACCGACTGCAACGCATATCCGGCGGCCGTGACGACCGCCCCGTACACGATACGGCCGCGGTAGCCCTTGCGGGCACCGCGGCCGTATCGGAGACCGTGTGCTGCTACGCGTCCCGCGACGGCAGGGCCGCCATGGAGCGCCGGGTGACCTCGTCGACCTTCCCCATGGCGGGGATGGTGACGACCAGGTCCTGGTCCTTGTAGTAGTCGATGATCGGCTCGGTCTCGGTGTGGTAGACCTCGAGCCGCTTGCGGACGGTCTCCTCGCGGTCGTCGTCCCGCTGGTACAGCTCGCCGCCGCAGACGTCACAGACGCCCTCGGCCTTCGGCTTGTTGTACTCCGCGTGGAAGACGTGGCTGGAGTCGTTGCGGCAGATGCGCCGGCCGGCGATCCGCTTGACGACCTCGTCCTCCGGGACCTCCAGGTCCAAGACGGCGTCCAGCTTGAGGTTCTTGTCCTTGAGGTACTCGTCCAGCGCCTTGGCCTGGCCAAGGTTGCGCGGGAAGCCGTCCAGGAGGAAACCGCCTGCCGCGTCGGCCTGCTCCATACGGTCCTCGGCCATCGCAATGGTGACCGAGTCGGGCACCAGGTTGCCGGCGTCCATGTACGACTTCGCCTCGCGGCCGAGGGGCGTGCCCTGGCTGATGTTGGCGCGGAACAGGTCCCCCGTGGAGATGTGCGGGATCTCGAGGTTCTTGGCAAGGTACGCAGCCTGCGTACCCTTGCCGGCCCCCGGGGGTCCGACGAGGACGATTCGCATCAGCGGAGGAACCCTTCGTAGTTGCGCTGCTGAAGCTGGCTCTCGATCTGCTTCACGGTCTCCAGACCCACACCCACGATGATCAGGATGCTCGTCCCGCCGAACGGGAAGTTCTGGTTCGCGTTGAAAAGCACCAACGCCACTGTTGGTACGAGCGCGATCAGCCCCAGGTACAGCGAGCCCGGCCACGTGATCCGGTTGAGCACGTAGCTGAGGTACTCGGCCGTCGGGCGACCAGCCCGGATACCCGGGATGAAGCCACCATACTTCTTCATGTTGTCGGCAACTTCTTCGGGGTTGAAGCTGATGGCGACGTAGAAGAAGGCGAAGAACACGATCAGCAGGAAGTACGTAACGATGTAAACCGGGTGATTTCCCTTGGTGAAGTTGGTGGCGATCCACGTCGCCCATGCCGCCTTCGACCCGCTGAACTGTGCGATGAGGGCTGGAATGTAGAGCAGCGATGACGCGAAGATGACGGGAATCACACCCGCCTGGTTCACCTTGAGCGGGATGTACGTGGACGTA
This portion of the Streptomyces sp. 2114.4 genome encodes:
- the rpsM gene encoding 30S ribosomal protein S13, with product MARLAGVDLPREKRVEVALTYVFGIGRTLSQQTLAATGVNPNTRVRDLAEEDLIKIREYVDNNLKTEGDLRREIQADIRRKVEIGCYQGLRHRRGLPVHGQRTSTNARTRKGPRRAIAGKKKPGKK
- the rpmJ gene encoding 50S ribosomal protein L36; its protein translation is MKVKPSVKKICDKCKVIRRHGRVMVICDNLRHKQRQG
- the infA gene encoding translation initiation factor IF-1 yields the protein MAKKQGAIEIEGTVIESLPNAMFKVELQNGHKVLAHISGKMRMHYIRILPDDRVVVELSPYDLTRGRIVYRYK
- the map gene encoding type I methionyl aminopeptidase — translated: MVEIKTPEQIAKMREAGLVVAAIHAATREAAVPGATTKDLDDAARKVLAEHGAKSNFLGYGGFPATICTSVNDVVVHGIPDTETVLQNGDIISIDCGAIIDGWHGDAAYTAFVGSGHSAELVELSRVTEESMWAGIAAVAKGNRLVDISKAIEGYIRRQPRPAGGKYGIVEDYGGHGIGSQMHMDPHLLNYVDRKRGRGPKLVPGFCIAIEPMVNLGTAKTHVLDDDWTVKSNDGSWSSHWEHSVALTEDGPLVLTAPDGGKAKLAELGITAAPDPSPRS
- a CDS encoding adenylate kinase, which produces MRIVLVGPPGAGKGTQAAYLAKNLEIPHISTGDLFRANISQGTPLGREAKSYMDAGNLVPDSVTIAMAEDRMEQADAAGGFLLDGFPRNLGQAKALDEYLKDKNLKLDAVLDLEVPEDEVVKRIAGRRICRNDSSHVFHAEYNKPKAEGVCDVCGGELYQRDDDREETVRKRLEVYHTETEPIIDYYKDQDLVVTIPAMGKVDEVTRRSMAALPSRDA